Proteins from one Setaria italica strain Yugu1 chromosome V, Setaria_italica_v2.0, whole genome shotgun sequence genomic window:
- the LOC101764623 gene encoding U-box domain-containing protein 43, with translation MQRAAVDVEDLLVRVKNGEDADLAAVAREVAALAEEGRLGEDDDEDGLLVPALLARLAAAGTAEARVSVMAALRRLAGCVAGESKERLASIEALSSVVRSLSRDIDERSEAIAVLLDLSDIPQVRQRIGRIKGCIVMLVTLRNAHESGTNDDAEKLLHILSSNPQNVLLMAEAGYFRPMIEYLKEGSDMNKVLMATAISKMFLSEQMKSSLGEDGAVEPLVQMFKYGNLEAKHSALGAIRNLSSSLQNAELLINSGITGPLLQLLFSVTSALMTLREPASAILAAIAQSERILLYKDVAPQMLSLLNLSSPVIQLHLLRALISISGHNNAKRARSKIRQNGGVQLLLPFLTEKNVDIKIAALNLTFHLSKDPSQELAEQFRETHLDILVKIISSPTSRDEKAAAVGILSNLPLTDKKITEILTRANLLPILIILCEANITASRTPQRSWLLEGIAGVFMRFTVTWDKKLQSLAVGCGVVPCLIKLLSEGSVDAKSKAATSLAQLSESTMTLRKSKSPRWLCVPPSAESYCIVHSCQCTVKSTFCLVKAGAVNPLLRMLEGEEREADVAVLEALATLMQDEIWENGSRVIERASGIHALLRVAEAGDLSSQEKAIWMLERIFRLDDHRERYGEIAQALLIDLAQKGDPSLKPMIGKILAHLELLQTQSSYF, from the exons ATGCAGAGGGCGGCGGTCGACGTCGAGGACCTCCTGGTCCGCGTCAAGAACGGAGAAgacgccgacctcgccgccgtcgcgcggGAGGTGGCCGCGCTCGCCGAGGAGGGCAGGCTcggggaggacgacgacgaggacggccTCCTCGTGCCGGCCCTGCTCGCGCGGCTCGCTGCCGCGGGGACCGCCGAGGCCAGGGTCAGCGTAATGGCCGCGCTGAGGCGGCTCGCGGGATGCGTTGCCGGCGAGAGCAAG GAGAGGTTGGCAAGCATTGAGGCGCTTTCAAGCGTTGTTCGTTCCTTGTCGAGAGACATCGATGAGAGAAGCGAAGCGATTGCAGTGCTGTTGGATCTGTCAGACATCCCACAAGTTCGCCAGAGGATCGGCAGGATCAAAGGATGTATCGTAATGCTGGTCacgttgaggaatgcacatgaATCAGGCACCAACGATGATGCAGAGAAGCTGCTGCACATCTTGTCGTCCAACCCACAAAATGTGCTGTTGATGGCAGAGGCTGGTTATTTTCGACCTATGATAGAGTACCTAAAAGAAG GTTCTGACATGAACAAGGTCCTAATGGCTACTGCTATTTCAAAGATGTTCCTATCTGAGCAGATGAAATCTTCCCTCGGTGAAGATGGAGCTGTTGAACCCCTTGTGCAAATGTTTAAATATGGAAATCTTGAAGCCAAGCACTCAGCCTTAGGTGCCATACGTAATCTTTCTAGTTCTCTACAAAATGCAGAGCTTTTGATAAATTCTGGAATAACAGGACCACTGCTCCAGCTCCTTTTCTCTGTGACATCAGCGCTCATGACCCTCAGAGAGCCAGCCTCAGCTATACTTGCAGCTATAGCGCAGTCTGAACGTATTCTACTTTATAAAGATGTAGCCCCTCAGATGCTGTCACTTCTTAATTTGTCGAGTCCAGTAATTCAGCTTCATCTTCTAAGGGCCCTAATTAGTATTTCTGGGCACAATAATGCTAAAAGGGCCAGAAGTAAAATTAGACAAAATGGAGGGGTACAACTGCTTCTGCCGTTCCTAACAGAGAAGAATGTGGATATCAAAATTGCTGCTCTGAATTTAACATTCCATCTATCGAAAGATCCTTCGCAAGAATTGGCTGAACAGTTCAGGGAGACCCATCTAGATATTTTGGTAAAGATCATCTCTTCACCTACTTCTCGAGATGAGAAGGCTGCAGCGGTTGGTATCCTAAGCAACCTCCCATTGACAGACAAGAAGATAACTGAGATTTTGACACGAGCGAACTTGCTTCCTATTCTGATCATCTTATGTGAAGCAAACATCACAGCTTCTAGGACACCTCAAAGGTCGTGGTTACTCGAGGGTATTGCTGGTGTATTTATGCGGTTCACAGTTACCTGGGATAAGAAACTACAGAGCTTAGCAGTTGGATGTGGGGTGGTTCCTTGCCTCATCAAATTGCTTTCAGAAGGATCAGTAGATGCCAAGTCCAAAGCAGCAACATCCTTGGCTCAATTGTCAGAGAGTACAATGACATTGCGTAAGTCAAAATCGCCAAGGTGGCTTTGTGTTCCTCCATCAGCTGAATCCTACTGTATAGTTCACAGCTGCCAGTGCACTGTCAAAAGCACTTTCTGCTTGGTAAAAGCCGGCGCCGTCAATCCTCTGTTGCGAATGCTGGAAGGCGAAGAGCGTGAAGCAGACGTAGCAGTGTTGGAAGCACTGGCTACCCTTATGCAGGATGAGATTTGGGAAAATGGTAGCAGGGTGATAGAAAGGGCATCAGGTATCCATGCTCTGCTGAGAGTAGCTGAAGCGGGCGACTTGAGTTCCCAGGAGAAGGCGATATGGATGCTGGAGAGGATTTTCCGGCTTGACGATCACAGGGAGCGCTACGGCGAAATCGCGCAGGCTTTGCTCATTGATCTGGCTCAGAAAGGAGACCCTTCCCTGAAACCGATGATCGGCAAGATACTGGCTCACCTTGAGCTGCTGCAAACACAGTCTAGCTACTTTTAA